The following are encoded together in the Phaseolus vulgaris cultivar G19833 chromosome 9, P. vulgaris v2.0, whole genome shotgun sequence genome:
- the LOC137821093 gene encoding glutamate-1-semialdehyde 2,1-aminomutase, chloroplastic codes for MAVSAITGARITLGRPLSSPSLTRRTTPPSLVMAVSIDHKTDKKLTLTKSEEAFAAAKELLPGGVNSPVRAFKSVGGQPIVIDSVKGSRMWDIDGNEYIDYVGSWGPAIIGHADDQVLAALGETMKKGTSFGAPCLLENTLAKLVIDAVPSIEMVRFVNSGTEACMGALRLARAYTGQNKIIKFEGCYHGHADTFLVKAGSGVATLGLPDSPGIPKAATNETLTAPYNDILAVEELFENNKGQIAAVFLEPVVGNAGFIVPTLEFLNFLRKITKENNTLLVFDEVMTGFRLSYGGAQEYFGITPDLTTLGKIIGGGLPVGAYGGRRDIMEMVAPAGPMYQAGTLSGNPLAMTAGIHTLQRIKEPGTYEYLDKVTGELVQGIIEAGKRAGHAICGGHISGMFGFFFTEGPVYNFEDAKKSDTAKFARFFWGMLAEGVYLAPSQFEAGFTSLAHTSDDIKKTIAAAEKVFREI; via the exons ATGGCTGTTTCGGCTATCACTGGAGCGAGGATAACCCTAGGGAGGCCTCTTTCCTCTCCCTCACTCACACGCAGAACAACTCCTCCCTCGCTCGTTATGGCCGTCTCCATTGACCACAAGACCGACAAAAAACTCACTCTTACCAAGTCCGAGGAGGCTTTCGCCGCTGCCAAG GAGTTGTTGCCTGGAGGTGTGAACTCCCCAGTTCGTGCCTTCAAATCGGTGGGTGGCCAACCAATTGTGATCGATTCGGTGAAAGGGTCTCGCATGTGGGACATCGATGGAAATGAGTACATTGACTACGTCGGTTCTTGGGGTCCTGCTATTATTGGTCACGCTGATGATCAG GTGCTTGCAGCTCTAGGTGAAACCATGAAGAAAGGAACAAGCTTTGGCGCACCCTGTTTGTTGGAAAACACTTTGGCTAAGCTGGTTATCGATGCCGTCCCTAGCATTGAAATGGTTCGGTTTGTCAATTCTGGCACAGAAGCTTGCATGGGTGCTCTCCGTCTTGCACGTGCTTATACAGGACAGAATAAGATCATCAAGTTTGAGGGGTGTTATCATGGCCATGCAGATACTTTTCTTGTTAAGGCTGGTAGTGGAGTTGCCACCTTAGGACTTCCTGATTCCCCTGGTATCCCCAAAGCTGCCACAAATGAAACCCTTACAGCCCCCTACAATGACATATTGGCCGTTGAAGAGCTCTTTGAGAATAACAAAGGACAAATTGCCGCCGTTTTCCTGGAACCTGTTGTTGGAAACGCTGGTTTCATTGTTCCTACACTTGAATTTCTTAATTTCTTGCGCAAAATCACCAAAGAGAACAATACACTtcttgtgtttgatgaagttaTGACCGGATTTCGATTGTCATATGGAGGTGCTCAAGAGTATTTTGGCATAACTCCTGATTTAACAACTCTAGGAAAGATCATTGGTGGAGGTCTGCCCGTGGGCGCTTATGGTGGGAGGAGGGATATTATGGAGATGGTGGCACCAGCTGGCCCAATGTACCAGGCTGGGACCTTGAGTGGGAACCCTTTGGCCATGACTGCAGGCATACACACCCTGCAGCGTATTAAGGAGCCAGGAACTTACGAGTACTTGGACAAAGTCACAGGTGAGCTTGTTCAGGGCATTATTGAAGCTGGGAAGAGGGCAGGTCATGCAATATGTGGTGGGCATATAAGTGGGATGTTTGGGTTTTTCTTCACAGAAGGACCTGTGTATAATTTTGAAGATGCTAAGAAGAGTGATACTGCCAAGTTTGCTAGATTCTTTTGGGGAATGCTGGCAGAAGGTGTCTATTTGGCACCTTCACAGTTTGAGGCTGGCTTCACCAGCTTGGCACATACTTCTGATGACATTAAAAAGACAATAGCCGCAGCTGAGAAAGTTTTCAGAGAGATCTGA